In Plasmodium relictum strain SGS1 genome assembly, chromosome: 7, the genomic stretch TTATACAAAATTAGAAGAGTGTAATTATgaatcaaataaattaaatgatgaagagaatttaaaattaagtgaggaagataatttaaataaagaaaatttaaaattaatggaTGAAatcaatataaaaagaaatgaagaaaaagccaaagtaaaatatattagaaaaaaatgggTAATAGAAGACAATTATTCTGATGTTTCCAATTTTTGTAAAGATGATTTGTTACTGAAATATGATTTTGAATTAGACGATTTTCAAAAAAGGTCAATTAATCATTTAAACAATTTTAAACATGTTTTTGTTGCTGCTCATACATCAGCTGGTAAAACTTTGATAGCTGAACATGCAATAGCATTATCCATAAAACTGCAAAAAAAAGCTATATACACAAGCCCTATTAAAGCATTAAGTAATCAGAAATATAATgaattcaaaaatatatttaaaaatgtagGAATAATTACAGGAGATGTAAAGATGAATGTAAATGCTAATTGTATAATTATGACTACTgaaattttaagaaatttattatatttaaatgataatattatcAACAATATTCACTGTGTTATTTTTGACGAAGTCCATTACGTTAATGATGAAGATAGAGGTGTCATATGGGAAGAGTCCATTATTATGCTACCAGATCATGTCCAAATTTTACTATTAAGTGCAACTGTTCCAAATTATTTAGAATTTGCAGATTGGGTAggttttacaaaaaaaaaagaagtaatCTCAATATCCACGAAAAAAAGACCAGTTCCCTTattacattatatatatgcatatgattcaatttttttaataatggatgaaaaaaataaattttattcttcttcatttaaagaaatatacattaaaataagagaaaaagaagaagcaaataaaaatcaaaaacAGTTGcagtacaaaaaaaaaagcaactATGATCCTAAAAACAATgttattcaaaataaaaatgagaatGATAATGTGAAAGGATATTATGAATATTgtaaacaaaaaagaaaacaaaaaacattttttaatgaagCAAATATGAAAACAGAAATACAAAAATTGCAAACACTAATTAAAAAGTTAGAACAAGATAATAAACTTCCTGttgttttattttgtttCTCAAGAGTTAAATGTGAAACTTACGCGAAATGTATGcctcatttaaattttctgaataataaagaaaaatcaaAAGTGCACTTGTTTATTAAAGAATCTATATCAAAACTATGCACACAAGACAGAGAGTTAAATCAAATCAAAAATTTAAGtaaattattagaaaaaggAATAGGAATACACCACAGTGGACTATTAccaattttaaaagaaattgtAGAAATTCTTTTTTCAAAAGGTTTAATAAAAGTACTTTTCGCAACTGAAACATTTGCTATGGGTATTAATATGCCAACAAAATCAGTTGTTTTTACATCTATATATAAACATGATCATGTAAAGAAAAGAATATTAACATCATCAGAGTATACTCAAATGTCTGGAAGAGCCGGTAGAAGATCATCAGATAAATATggttatgtatatattttttgttgcGATAATATTCCTGATCAAGTACAACTAACAGAAATGATGATGCAGAAAGCTGTTAgtttaaaaagtaaatttaaaGTAACTTATAATATGATTTTAAAGTTGTTAATAAACAAGCAaattaatatagaaaaaatgttatttagTTCATTTTTAGAAAGTTGTAGAGCTTTACAAATtccattatttaaaaaagacttaaaaagaaaaaaaaagttgctgcaaaatataaaagaagttGAATGTATTTATGTAAATGGAGAAGAAACTCCTCCTATAGAAAATTATGTGCAAATTGATTATAAATTGAAACATATTGGTATAGATTTACatagaaaattatttaatatgaaGAATAGTAATTGCTTTGTTATTGGAAGGGTAatgttattaaataatattggCATTCTTCATAGTTCCGTTTATGCTATATATATGGGATGTGATAAAAAtagcaataaaaaaaatgataaagtaGATTTTGCTCAAAACAgcatattttttcaaaatgatAATGAACAGAATGAATCAAATGagagatttttttttttatttattttgccAGACTATATGACTCATGAAGATTTGCTGTTACAAATGAATGATTCTGAcaaggaaaaaaataacaatgatAACAACtccaaaaataaaaataagtcaAATAACAACGCAAACCACTCAAATATTATATCAGAAAATATAAACTTGTATGAaaactataaaaatattttttctaaaagaaaaaataaaaatgatataaaaattatacatcattctttttttaacactgatatgaataaaaaacatTTCGTTTTGTGTTCAAATATATGtattgaaaatatttctcttataACTAATACtgtaataaaattatcaaaCGTTAAAACAACATCTGTCCTAAATAACCCCAAAAATTTATTACTATATACCCTTGAACTTGACAGGTtgatagaaaaagaaaattttgaaCCAATTGTTCTAACAAAGGTTCTAAAAGCACTTAAATGTGAATTTTATTCTGTTTTAATTAATCAAACAGATTATTTAGAAAGCTTGAAAAAGTCGAAGTGTTACAATTgcaatttaaaagaaaaacattATGAATTagtatgtaaaaaaaatgattgcTTGAATGACATTGAAAATAtagagaaaaatataaatgcaAAATCTTTAAACCTATACGAAGATATGGAAGGAAAACTTAATGTCTTAAggcatttttcatttattgaTGATCAAAACAATTTAAcaataaaaggaaaaatagcAAGCTATATTACTTTAACTGATGAAATTACATTGACACAAGTTATTTTTGAGAATCTTTTAAATAAGCTAAATCCACCGGAAATAGCAGCTGTTTTATCATGCTTTGTTGCACCTGAAAAGAAAGTTGAAGAATCACCCGATTTAACTGTGAATTTGCAAGATGTCAAAGCAGCTTTAACAAATATACATAGCAAATTTGAAGAATTTTATAAGATAATTCGCCTAAGAGTAAGTTCAGAAGAACACTGGAAATTATGTAATTTCAAAATAATGTTTATTGCCTATAAATGGGCTCTTGGGGTATCTTTTGCTGAATTGTTAGAACAAACGGAATTAGAAGAAGGTCTAATAGTTAGATCTATTTTACGTTTAGATGATTTGTGCAGAAAAGTTAAAATAGCACTTTTATATCTCGGCAATATTGAATTAGCACAAAAAGTTGAAGAAACATCAAACCTTCTAAGAAGGGATATTATTTTTGCTACATCATTATATTTACAGTAATTATATAATccataatttaatttattttatgtattttttcttttttttactaaacATAAGTTTAAataatcttatttttttttttttttctacataTTTTGTCATTTttgcttttaatttttaagtttatgcttttatattatatatatttaattttattagataatacttttttacttttatataataaatcaaattagtctcatttaaaaataaattatatattagcaatgattttataaaaacagTAAATGCAAAACAAAAATCGTaaataaaatgttaaaaaaagaatataaaaaaatgactgcaaaaaaaaaaaaaaaaaaacatatatatttattttttgagacacattgtttatataaaatatatgtatgcCTTTTCttcttgttttttattttttatgtaatgataataagttttcttttctaataaaaatgatttctTTGCATATTTATCTTGGCTAATTC encodes the following:
- a CDS encoding helicase with Zn-finger motif, putative, translating into MAYIYSNLSDFWTSDEDIEDEEEEEEEEEEDDDEDEDEDDEEKKKNKINEENNEFYSYDIKYNNENTFEKRENMKENDMLINGTFNTINEGFNFNVKELLNDRNDLSDNFSISNILQNYDVNDFIFNDSLLNYCDTGVAINDETPCNEKLIMNENFNFKHSNSFDYVNPPNHSSKIINEMKNLDISESNNNKVNEEIITDKLNEINLCNENYTKLEECNYESNKLNDEENLKLSEEDNLNKENLKLMDEINIKRNEEKAKVKYIRKKWVIEDNYSDVSNFCKDDLLLKYDFELDDFQKRSINHLNNFKHVFVAAHTSAGKTLIAEHAIALSIKLQKKAIYTSPIKALSNQKYNEFKNIFKNVGIITGDVKMNVNANCIIMTTEILRNLLYLNDNIINNIHCVIFDEVHYVNDEDRGVIWEESIIMLPDHVQILLLSATVPNYLEFADWVGFTKKKEVISISTKKRPVPLLHYIYAYDSIFLIMDEKNKFYSSSFKEIYIKIREKEEANKNQKQLQYKKKSNYDPKNNVIQNKNENDNVKGYYEYCKQKRKQKTFFNEANMKTEIQKLQTLIKKLEQDNKLPVVLFCFSRVKCETYAKCMPHLNFLNNKEKSKVHLFIKESISKLCTQDRELNQIKNLSKLLEKGIGIHHSGLLPILKEIVEILFSKGLIKVLFATETFAMGINMPTKSVVFTSIYKHDHVKKRILTSSEYTQMSGRAGRRSSDKYGYVYIFCCDNIPDQVQLTEMMMQKAVSLKSKFKVTYNMILKLLINKQINIEKMLFSSFLESCRALQIPLFKKDLKRKKKLLQNIKEVECIYVNGEETPPIENYVQIDYKLKHIGIDLHRKLFNMKNSNCFVIGRVMLLNNIGILHSSVYAIYMGCDKNSNKKNDKVDFAQNSIFFQNDNEQNESNERFFFLFILPDYMTHEDLLLQMNDSDKEKNNNDNNSKNKNKSNNNANHSNIISENINLYENYKNIFSKRKNKNDIKIIHHSFFNTDMNKKHFVLCSNICIENISLITNTVIKLSNVKTTSVLNNPKNLLLYTLELDRLIEKENFEPIVLTKVLKALKCEFYSVLINQTDYLESLKKSKCYNCNLKEKHYELVCKKNDCLNDIENIEKNINAKSLNLYEDMEGKLNVLRHFSFIDDQNNLTIKGKIASYITLTDEITLTQVIFENLLNKLNPPEIAAVLSCFVAPEKKVEESPDLTVNLQDVKAALTNIHSKFEEFYKIIRLRVSSEEHWKLCNFKIMFIAYKWALGVSFAELLEQTELEEGLIVRSILRLDDLCRKVKIALLYLGNIELAQKVEETSNLLRRDIIFATSLYLQ